A stretch of DNA from Thermanaerosceptrum fracticalcis:
TATTTCCCGCAGGGGTTCAGGGTGAAAAGGCGGCCCAAAGCATAGTAGAGGGAATTAGGGCTTTAAATGGGAGAAAGGAAATAGATGTAATCATCGTGGCCAGAGGAGGCGGCTCCGCCGAAGACCTTAGTGTGTTTAATGTAGAGAGCGTTGCTGATGCTGTTTTTGCCTCCACGAAACCCATCGTTTCGGCTATCGGCCACGAAATAGACTGGACCATTACTGACCTGGTGGCCGATGTAAGGGCGGCTACTCCTTCTATGGCCGGAGAACTTGTAGTACCTGTACGTTGGGAATTGGAAAATTCCCTTTCCAAGTATAAGGAAAGATTATTGCGGGCAGCGAGAGGGCGGATGGAGCGTGAGAACATGCGCTTAGCTTATCTCAAAGAAGCGGGGGTTATGAAAAAACCGGAACGCTGGTTAAACCGCTATCAAGATCATTTAAGCAGATGTGAAAGCTCACTCTATAAAAGCACCAGGGAATTGCATGGCAAAGCAGAATATCATTTGCACGTGATTGCCGGCAGGCTGCATGCCCTGAGTCCCCTGGCTACGCTGGGGAGAGGGTACAGTCTTTGCCAAAACAGTGAAGGGAAAATAGTGACTGAGGCCAGGCATGTTTCGATCAATGAACAGGTAAAGGTCCGGTTATATAAAGGTTCTCTCGGCTGTATCGTGGTGGCAAAGGAGGAAGAGTGTGACTAACCGGAAGGCAACTTACGAAGAAAATATTAAAAGGTTGGAAGAAATCGTACGGCGCCTGGAACAGGGCGATATTAGTTTGGAGGAAGGGCTCACTTATTTTGAAGAGGGAATCGGCCTGGTAAGAATTTGCCAGCAGCAGTTGGACCGCGTGGCGCAAAAGATACAGGTATTGACCCAGGACGGACAGCTTAAAGATGTAACGGAAGAGTTCAGGGAGGAGTAAGCGTGGATTTGCAATGCTACCTAAAAGAAAGAGCCCAAGTAGTCGAGGGAACGTTACAGGCCCTGCTGCCCCAGGAGGCTGTATACCCTAATGTTGTACACGAAGCCATGCGCTACAGCGTGTTTGCCGGAGGTAAAAGGCTCAGGCCCATTCTCTGCCTGGCAGGGGCCGAGGCCGTGGGGGGAGAAAGCCATAAGCTCTTGCCAATAGCTTGTGCTTTAGAAATGATACATACGTATTCCCTTATTCACGATGACCTCCCGGCTATGGACAATGATGATTATCGCCGCGGCAAGCTCACCAATCATAAGGTTTACGGTGAAGGGATAGCTATTTTAGCCGGTGATGCTCTGCTTACCCTGGCCTTTGAAGTGATGGCCCGCTATGGATATGCTAACTTTAATGCCCAGAGTGTGCTCCAGGTGATAGGTGAAATTGCAAGAGCCTCGGGAACTTTAGGCATGATTGGTGGACAAGTAGTAGATCTGCAGTCAGAAGGTAAGAATATTGATGAAAAGACCTTAGTTTATATCCACAGCCACAAAACGGGAGCGCTGTTCCGCGCTTCCTTGCGGGCGGGCGCCTTGTTGTTTGAAGCCGAACCTCTGTACCTTGAGGCCTTAACGAACTACGCCGAGAACTTTGGTTTGGCC
This window harbors:
- a CDS encoding exodeoxyribonuclease VII small subunit, with protein sequence MTNRKATYEENIKRLEEIVRRLEQGDISLEEGLTYFEEGIGLVRICQQQLDRVAQKIQVLTQDGQLKDVTEEFREE
- a CDS encoding polyprenyl synthetase family protein, which codes for MDLQCYLKERAQVVEGTLQALLPQEAVYPNVVHEAMRYSVFAGGKRLRPILCLAGAEAVGGESHKLLPIACALEMIHTYSLIHDDLPAMDNDDYRRGKLTNHKVYGEGIAILAGDALLTLAFEVMARYGYANFNAQSVLQVIGEIARASGTLGMIGGQVVDLQSEGKNIDEKTLVYIHSHKTGALFRASLRAGALLFEAEPLYLEALTNYAENFGLAFQITDDILDVVGEESKLGKPVGSDSRNRKATYPVLYGLEESRKLAKEAVEKAVASLKPLPGETKPLELLARYLYERET
- the xseA gene encoding exodeoxyribonuclease VII large subunit, which produces MRGNKILTVSEVSFHIQKLLDDDPLLSNLWIRGEISNFKHHSTGHFYFSLKDKECTLRAVMFKSKTWRLNFLPKDGMDCLVRGYVSSYPKDTVVQLYAEEIIPAGVGLQALALAELKEKLQKKGYFAPERKKPIPYLPGAIGVVTSPAGAAIRDIYRVVQKRYPGMPVILFPAGVQGEKAAQSIVEGIRALNGRKEIDVIIVARGGGSAEDLSVFNVESVADAVFASTKPIVSAIGHEIDWTITDLVADVRAATPSMAGELVVPVRWELENSLSKYKERLLRAARGRMERENMRLAYLKEAGVMKKPERWLNRYQDHLSRCESSLYKSTRELHGKAEYHLHVIAGRLHALSPLATLGRGYSLCQNSEGKIVTEARHVSINEQVKVRLYKGSLGCIVVAKEEECD